CGTCGCATTCCATAATATCGACAGCAACGTCCATGATGTACTTCAGTAGAGGCTCGAGTTGTAGGCGTGAATTCAGCACCACACTAACATCGACCAGCTTCTCTAACAAATTCACCTGTGATTCTAGCTGTTGTACGCGCTGTTGTAGTGCCTGAGCATCCATTTGTACCATGACCATTGATGATGTTATCTCCGAGAGTCATTTTAGCACTATCCCTATGATCGTGCGAAGAGCATTGCATTAAGCCTTAAGTCAAATTTATCCCCAATTTGCGGTTGTGGATTTTGTTTTGTGTTTTGGGAATTTGTTTTAAAAGAGAGAAATCCCCATGTAGAAAAGTCAGAATAAAATAGTCGTAATAGTTATAGGGGCTGTTCAAACTGTTCAAAACTCAGTAATGGCGACATTAAGTTGGGATAAAAACGGCTTCTTTTCCCAATTCATACCCAAATCAAGGGGCAGTTATCGCAATTCTAAAAACTCGATTGGGATAGTTGGGAAAAGAGTTTTGAACAGCCCTCTGTGCAAAACTTTGAACATATCGACAGGCAGCCTCATAGTTTTAAACAATTACAAAATTTGTTACACAATCGGCATTAAAAGTGCAGAGTTATGAACAGGCTGTCGAAAGTTATGAACAGGTTATGCCCCTGTTTTGCACAGAGTTATGAACAGACAAGCTTATTAACAAACCTCATACTTGGGTTATTGGGATAAAACAAGCGTTAATTAGGGATATGGGCTTCCGAACAGGTGTGCGCTTATCCCAAGCAAATTGGGTTATAACCGTCCCTTAATGCTCAAAACGATTTGTTTTATTTGGGATATGGCTTTGTTTGGAATTCGTTATCCCAAAGGATTTTGGGATAAAGATAACAAAATTGCATCATTTTTTGGGATAAAAAACGGGCCTTTATGCTATCTCACAACAAACTTAAGCTGTGTGAGGTGGCTTTCTGACAGTGAAACAGCCATAGGCGGGGATCAATACCCGCCCGGTGGCCTGTTCAGGGGTTTGCTTAAGGTGTGACGTCCTCTTGTGTGAGGGCGTCAATGATCGCGTCAACCAGTTCCCGGATTTGTGTTTCTGGCAATGGTGCAGGGTTCGACTGGCGGGCTACGGCTGCTGCATCTTCGATGGTATAGCCCCCGATGAGGGCCAGGGCCAGCGTCATGAGCAGCACCAGGACTTCTGTCCGCACAAAGGCGAGTTCCGGCACGGCTAGCGTGAGCAGCCCAACGATGAGAGCGCTCAGGGCAATGAGAACGCGCCGCGATTTGAGCACCAGCAGCAGTGGATCGACCACTGCACGCCGCTGCGTTTTGTCTTCTGGCATCGGTTACTTCCTCCATCTATCTATATAGACGATTTGAACATAGGCGTATCAGGGATGTGCAGTGAGCAAAATGCTCACTCGGCTGTGGTATCTGCGGCAGCTTCGTTATCCAGGCTGCGCAAATCAAGGATTTCCGCCTCTAACCACGCGAGCTTGTTAACGAGTGCTTTTATTTGTGGGGACGTATCTCTGAAGTCGTCCACATTGAGGCGGTCCCGGTTGGCTTTGCGCTGCTGGTCCAGGGCATCCGCCTTTTGTGATTGTTTCGCTTGTGCTTCCAGGTAAGCTTGCCAACTCGCTTGCAGCGCGATCAACGTCGGCACAGGGCGGGTATCTTCCCATGTGCGGACCAGAGCGGCGTAAGTATCGGCCCGGCGGAAGCGAGCATTTGGATAGATGCCTTCGACAGCGAGGGCAAAATCAAGCGTATTAACAGCATCCGAGATGGGACCGGGTGTGGGTTGATTGTCGTTGGGTTCTGTCATCGTTACTTCAACCTCCATATTTCAATGCTGGTATAAACCTCTGTGCCATAGGCGACAGTACGCCCGAAGCCATACGTTGCACATGTGGTTTGTGCGTAGTGTTGCAGCTCAATGACTTTTGGCGCTGTAATCGTCAGGAATGTGGAGAGTCTGGCGTTGGTCTGGGCATCGTAAACCGAGGAGGCATAAGCATTATCGCCAACACGGAAGGCGTAATTATCTGTGAGGTTATACAGATTGATTTTGTGGCGGTCGACGGCGGCGGCTGGCGCGCTGGCATGCAGGAAATACGTCCCGGCTGCCAGGGTGAATTGATTGCTCCCCAGCGTCACATTGCCCATAGCATCGCCAATCTTGACGTTGATATCCCGCGTGCGCCATCCGCCTGCGGTGAATGTGCCGCCATTAACGCCACCCGTTTTTTCATCGCGTAGCAGCGTATAGGAATTCAACAGTTGGCTGAGGTAATCCACGTTGTTGCTGACCTGTGCATTCAGGTCTGCGGCGGTCAATGGTTCGTCATTGACCCATGTTTTAGGTGCCGTCCAGCTCATAAGATGCTCCTTTGCTGGCTGATTGAGCTTTTCGCTTCAGCCTAGCACGGAGCTGCGCCGAGTTGGTTTCCATATGGTTTTCCATATGGAACGACTTTTCAGTGAATGTTTTTTGGGCTGTAGTGACCCGTGAATGCTACTGCGCGGAGGTCATCGTCGGCAAGGGTCCTGTAAAGCCGAATCGGCTTGGAGTTTCTGTTGGCACAGCAACGGGATTGCTCAGGCCCAGGTCACGCGTGGGCGGGAATGGCTCTATGTAATAGGTGTTCTCTTCAAAGGAAGATTCCGCAGTCCAACCCGTATCATCGCCGGAGCGTATGCGCCACCAGACGTAGCCTTCTGCACAGGCTGGCCCTGCGATGACTTCTTCCAGCACATGACCTTCTTCTAACATCGTCACGAAAGCCCCCGATGTATGCGGCTCTGCACGCAGGCGGTTCGCGCCGCCGGTCTCTTTGATACGCGCGTTATAAGTCCCGGTCTCGAGGCGTGGTTCCAGATAGCCAGCAAAATCCACTGGGCACTGTGCATCGAGAGGGATTGAGGTATCTGGTGTGGCCGCTGCCGTGGCCGTGTGAATAGGAGCGGGCGTTGTGGCGATGGGGTCAGGCGTTGGCATGGCAGGGGCGCGATTCATCAGCAGGTTCGCGCCCACAGCGCCAATGCCGACGATGGGCAGTATCACCAGGGCAATCATGCCAAAGAGGCCGACCATAGAACGTTTGCCACGCTTTGGCTTAGCTGTTTCCGTTGAGGGAACCGGGCGCATCCCCTTGGGGGGGAGTGTCTGAAGGTTTGTCGTTTTCATGGGCGCAATACGAGATACTTCGCCGCTGCGATTCGTCAGCTCAATCGTGAGTTGATCCATCGCCGCATCAAAGGGCTGCGAGTGGAAATCAACATATTGCAGACGATGCAACTGAAAGTGCACTTTCGTAGGCTGCCACAGTACGGGGATGATGGTCTTGCCGTTATCGAAGAAATACTGCCATTCGTTGGTGACATTGACGGAAGCCATAGAATCCGGCGAGAGGACGACGAGCATCACATCCGCATCATCGAGCCCCTGTTGGATGGCATTGCTCCAATTTTTGCCTGCCCGGATGTGCGTCTGATCAATCCAAACTTCCGCACCGACTTCTTCGAGATAAGTGGCGAGTTGATAAGCGAATGATTCATCTGTCCGGCTGTAGCTTATGAATATGCGCGCCATCGGATTAAACTCGTCTTCTTTACATTATGAGCATAACATGGAAGCAAACCAAATAATGCACTTTCCCATGAAATAGAAATCATATTTTTACGATTGTTGCGCCGCTTCGCCTCTACTTACAGCCATAAGGCTCACGGGGCGTGTTATCAACTTGACATAACGGAGTCTAGATAGCCTCTCTCAATATCTTGATAATTAATGTACAGTTGTTTTATTATGATTTATAAAGGCATGGACTGCGATTTTTTAATCCAATAATGATGGGCGCAAGTTACTTCTGGTTGCTGATCTGATGGGATGAGGGCTTTTTAAGCTGGGGCGATTTACGATGGGCAGAAACTATATCGAAAATAGTAAGTTGACTGTTACCAAATTCAATAGAGTCTCTTACCGCCCTAAAAAGCGGGATACAGAAGGGCTTGGGGCCCTGCAAGAAGCCCCAAAGATTCTTGATTTCGTCCTACCAAATGGCGGCATTATCACCATGTCTACCCATGAGGAGATTCTGATTGGTCGTAAAGCACGCCCCAACGATCCGATGGTCAGCCTGGATTTACAGCCTTACGAGGGGCGCGACTTGGGTGTTTCTCGCTGCCATGCGATGATGGCGGTGATGCACAACAAACTCACAATCCAGGATTTAAACAGCCTGAATCACACGCTCTTAAACGGTCAGATGCTCATCCCGATGAAGCGCTATACCCTGCGAGATGGGGATAAGATCAGCCTGGGGTCTTTTGTGATGGAAGTCCATTTTGTTGGGTAGTGACACGGATTGAGCCACAGCGAGATGGCTGTAAGGTAAAGCCAGTGACAGCGATCTTTTATCATAAACAATAGTCGTGGTTAATAATATTTCTTAATGTTTCTGTTGCGTATTTCCTGATAGTATAGATTTGAGCGTAACAACGTGTAACGGAAACGATCATGGCGAGCATTCCCCAGTCCACACATATTCAGAATACCTACCAATATGCGACCTCTATGCTGCAAGCTGGTAAGAGCCCTGCAGCTGTTAAAGAAACCTTGATCGCCAATGGCTTAAGCGATAAGCGAGCACAGGCTATCCTGGATAATATTCACAATCTGCGCCGTAGTTCTTTTTATCACTTTGTCCGCCTGCATCCCCTCTTGCACCGAGTGGAAGTTCGCTTACGTGGGATGATGAAGCACTGATTGCAGGCATGTCTGAAAGATAGGGCGTACAGAAATCGTACGCCCTGTCTGACGTTTTAAGGATTCGCGCGCTCTATGGGTGCGTGCAGCCTGATGCAAGTGGCCGGTGATAAGGGTCGCTGCTAAGGGGTATCGCGCCGAATCAAGAGCTGGCCTTGTGGCTCACAGGTCACGTGCAGGCCACTCTCTGCGACAACCTGCCAGGCTTGTACCGTTTCATGAGGATCAACCACGAGCCGGTATTCCCCCAAAGAAACTTCAAGGCGGCCACTATCACGGATTGCAAAATCGGTGACAGATTGCCCATATAAGATCAAGATATTCCCCACTTCGCCCTTATGAGAAAGGGAGATGGGTTGGTGTACGCCGCCGCCTGTCTGAAAATAAAAGTCATTCTCAATACGCAAAATCGTACGTTCAGCTTCATGCTGAAAACGAATAGCGAGAGCACGATCCACCAGAAATTGGGTAATACGCGCCCCGTTGATGGGTAGACTCCATCGATCAGGCAGTCTATGCAGTGTAATCGCAGCAGTCATAATAGCAGTCGTCTTAAGCGGTTTGAGGTTCATCGCAATCCAGCTATTAGATCATTGTAGTCGAAAGGGCACAACGTGTGCGCCCTTACAATACGATTTTGCGACTTTTTTGTAAATTACACCGCGTATTACACATGAATATCATTACAATTAGGCCAATGACTCACAATTTGGGCCATATAGGGCCTGAAACCCACTTCTGGGCAAGCTCAGGAGGCCGGGTTCACACCCCAGAGCGTCACCGTATTATCGCCGCTGGCGGCTGCTAACATGGTCCCAACCGGGTTAAAGTCTACCGCCAGCACGGGCTTTTCGTGGGCTTGCAGGGTGTTGATGAGGTTGCCGCTGTTGATCTCCCAGATGCGGATGCTGTTATCGCGCCCACTGCTTGCGAGTACTTCGCCACGTGGGGAAAAACTCACGGAATCCGCGCCGCCGTTATGGGCCTGGTAGATGGCAATTTCACTTGCTTCGAACAAATCCCACAGCCGCACTGTCATATCTTTGCTGGC
The Phototrophicus methaneseepsis DNA segment above includes these coding regions:
- a CDS encoding TIR domain-containing protein, with the translated sequence MARIFISYSRTDESFAYQLATYLEEVGAEVWIDQTHIRAGKNWSNAIQQGLDDADVMLVVLSPDSMASVNVTNEWQYFFDNGKTIIPVLWQPTKVHFQLHRLQYVDFHSQPFDAAMDQLTIELTNRSGEVSRIAPMKTTNLQTLPPKGMRPVPSTETAKPKRGKRSMVGLFGMIALVILPIVGIGAVGANLLMNRAPAMPTPDPIATTPAPIHTATAAATPDTSIPLDAQCPVDFAGYLEPRLETGTYNARIKETGGANRLRAEPHTSGAFVTMLEEGHVLEEVIAGPACAEGYVWWRIRSGDDTGWTAESSFEENTYYIEPFPPTRDLGLSNPVAVPTETPSRFGFTGPLPTMTSAQ
- a CDS encoding FHA domain-containing protein codes for the protein MGRNYIENSKLTVTKFNRVSYRPKKRDTEGLGALQEAPKILDFVLPNGGIITMSTHEEILIGRKARPNDPMVSLDLQPYEGRDLGVSRCHAMMAVMHNKLTIQDLNSLNHTLLNGQMLIPMKRYTLRDGDKISLGSFVMEVHFVG
- a CDS encoding DUF6188 family protein, translating into MNLKPLKTTAIMTAAITLHRLPDRWSLPINGARITQFLVDRALAIRFQHEAERTILRIENDFYFQTGGGVHQPISLSHKGEVGNILILYGQSVTDFAIRDSGRLEVSLGEYRLVVDPHETVQAWQVVAESGLHVTCEPQGQLLIRRDTP